A stretch of the Malus domestica chromosome 08, GDT2T_hap1 genome encodes the following:
- the LOC103428814 gene encoding wall-associated receptor kinase-like 9: MTFFYVTAESFDNHTAVYSFNPCSFSFVVQEGKFSFFSNMLSSDYLKNASLPVVLDWSVGNDTCTNVIEKKQVMNYTCQGNTMCSDVENGSGYRCKCKDGYQGNPYLNDCYDIDECKVPKLNTCKQKCINTEGNYACSCHKGYHGDGRKDGEGCIPDRNFVIQIVVGLGAGVGLLLLLISAWWIHKVLKKRKNIKRKQVFFKRNGGLLLEQQLSSGEVNVKKIKLFKSKELEKSTDNFNVDRILGHGGQGTVYKGMLADGKIVAVKKSTIIDGSQLSDFINEVVILSQINHRHVVQLLGCCLETEVPLLVYEFIPNGTLSQYIHEQNEEFQLTWEIRLRIATEIAGALFYLHSSAAFPIYHRDIKSTNILLDEKYRAKVADFGTSRSVAIDQTHLTTLVHGTFGYLDPEYFQSSQFTDKSDVYSFGVVLVELLTGQKPISFSRSQEQGRSLATYFIISMQEDRLFDILDAQVVKGGSKADIAIVANLARRCLNLSGRKRPTMREVTAELEGVQMAGKATSHGGKNYEEVEYVRTESVEPWDVISSSTDTGPAVDGGAASSQMHEIPLFPFKSR; this comes from the exons ATGACTTTTTTTTATGTAACTGCAGAGAGTTTTGATAATCATACGGCTGTGTACTCCTTTAATCCTTGCAGTTTTTCCTTCGTTGTCCAAGAGGGCAAGTTCAGCTTCTTCTCCAATATGTTGTCGTCGGATTATTTGAAAAATGCATCCCTTCCGGTGGTACTCGATTGGTCAGTTGGAAACGACACATGCACCAACGTTATTGAGAAGAAACAAGTCATGAATTACACATGTCAGGGCAACACCATGTGTTCTGATGTCGAGAACGGATCCGGTTATCGCTGCAAGTGCAAGGACGGTTACCAAGGGAATCCATACCTAAATGACTGCTATG ACATTGATGAATGTAAGGTTCCGAAGCTGAATACATGCAAGCAAAAATGTATAAATACAGAGGGAAATTATGCTTGTTCTTGCCACAAGGGGTACCATGGTGATGGTAGAAAAGACGGAGAAGGTTGCATCCCTGATCGGAACTTTGTTATCCAAATTGTCGTTG GTCTTGGTGCGGGCGTGGGACTATTGTTACTGCTTATCAGCGCATGGTGGATACACAAAGTcctgaagaaaaggaagaacatAAAACGCAAGCAAGTTTTCTTCAAACGAAATGGTGGTTTATTATTAGAGCAACAATTATCTTCAGGTGAAGTTAATGTGAAGAAAATCAAGTTGTTCAAGTCGAAGGAGTTGGAGAAGTCTACCGACAATTTCAACGTCGATAGAATTCTTGGGCATGGAGGCCAAGGTACCGTGTACAAGGGCATGTTGGCTGATGGTAAAATTGTTGCCGTAAAAAAGTCCACAATTATTGATGGAAGCCAACTTTCAGATTTCATCAATGAGGTTGTAATTCTTTCACAAATCAACCACAGACATGTTGTTCAACTATTGGGTTGCTGCTTGGAGACTGAAGTTCCGCTTTTGGTTTATGAATTTATTCCGAATGGAACACTTTCCCAGTACATCCATGAGCAGAATGAGGAGTTTCAACTTACATGGGAAATTCGCTTACGAATTGCCACAGAAATTGCAGGAGCCCTTTTCTATTTACACTCCTCAGCTGCATTTCCCATTTATCACAGGGACATCAAGTCTACCAACATACTcttggatgaaaaatacagagcgAAAGTTGCCGATTTTGGAACTTCAAGATCAGTTGCCATTGACCAAACTCACCTTACCACACTTGTACATGGCACATTTGGTTACTTGGACCCGGAATACTTCCAGTCAAGCCAATTTACGGATAAAAGTGATGTGTATAGCTTTGGAGTGGTCCTTGTTGAGCTATTAACGGGACAAAAACCAATTTCTTTTAGCCGGTCACAAGAACAAGGCAGAAGTCTTGCTACATACTTCATTATTTCGATGCAGGAAGATCGTCTGTTTGACATTCTTGATGCTCAAGTTGTGAAGGGAGGGTCTAAAGCAGATATCGCAATAGTTGCTAACCTTGCAAGGAGGTGCTTGAATTTAAGTGGACGAAAACGCCCTACAATGAGAGAGGTCACGGCAGAGCTGGAGGGGGTTCAAATGGCCGGAAAGGCTACTTCTCATGGTGGAAAGAATTACGAAGAGGTTGAATATGTGAGGACTGAATCAGTTGAGCCATGGGATGTTATTTCAAGCTCAACTGATACAGGGCCTGCAGTGGATGGTGGTGCTGCTTCATCACAAATGCATGAAATCCCACTCTTCCCTTTCAAGTCACGGTGA